The sequence GTTCTCAACCCCCTTCGCACCTTTGATTCCAGTCTCACCGACGGCCTCGCTGACCAGGCGGAATAGGAGCCCTCGGTGGACATCGGACTTGGACCGATGTCCACCAGCGACCTGGTGCCTTCCACGGAGGTGGTGATGCTCCCAATGCTCAGCGGCTGCAAGACCACCGTCACGGTCAAGCTGGCGCTCGCGCCCAATGCCCCCAGATCACAGCCTACCGCCGAACCGTTGCGTTGGCAGCTTCCCTGCGAGGACGTCACAGAGACGAAGGTCACGCCGTCGGGCAGGACCTGTGAGAGGAAGACCTGACCTTCGGGACGGGTTCCGCCATTTGTCACAGTGAGCGTCAGCGTGAGGTTGGAGCCCACTTGTGCCGTCGATGGCGAGGCGGAAATCGTCGCTGACAAGTCGGTCGCGGCGGAGGCAGGCTCGCAGGCATCCCCAAATCCATTGCCATTGAGGTCCGCCTGTCCCGGGTTCGCGGTCACGATGCAGTTGTCGTCCGCATTGGCGCCACCGGTAGAGCACCTGCTCGGCGACGCCGTGCTTCCGGGCCACCTCCTCCACGCTGGCCCCAGGCGCCTTTGCCTCTCGCAGGACGAGGACCATCTACTCCTCGGTAAACCTGCTCTTTCTCACGACCGACCTACCTCCTGGCCGCGAGGACTCTCTCACGCTCCAACTGGTCCGAAAATCAGGGGGCAGACCAGTCGCGGACCAGCTCCTTGCAGGACATGCCGAGACCCTTCTCGGAATGGGGCCGATCCCCAACGGTCCGCATGCGCCCCTGCCGCGGCAATCGCGCGCCTCGCCGTGCCCCCGTCCCGTGCGAGGAGGGGACAAGGGAGCGCTTCCGCTGGGCCGCGGCGGGAGGCTCAAAGAGCCACAGGGCCCGCCGCCGAATTCTCAAGAACCGACGAAACTTTCGCCGCAGCCTCAGGAAAATGACGGAAGTTCCTCGATGCGAATGCCCATCCCCCGGGCAGGAGCCTTCCATGTCGTGGTCCACGTCCTCGCATCTCGCGGGGGGCCTCAGTCCATGGTGCTGAACCCGCATGCGTTCAGAGGACGAAGGCCGTTGCTGAAGCTCGAGGAGGGCGTGTCGGGGCGGCATGCCTCGCACTCCCGCGCGAACGGGCGACTCGCTTCATGACACCCCTCGCGCTCCCACCCCAACCCCAGTGAACCAGCGGTGCCCGCGTCACTCCGTGAGGAGCAGGAGGACGCGGACGCCCGCCCCAACCAGGACATCCCATGGGAATCGGCGGAATCATCGGTGGCGCGGCGGATGCCGCTCGACGCGCGGCGGAAGCGGCGAAGCGCGCGGCGGAGGCAGCCGCGAAGAAGGCCGCGGAGGCAGCCGCGAAGGCGACGGCGACGGCGACGAAGACCACGGAGCAGATTGAGTCGGTCGCCAAGAAGCACACGCAGGACGTCTTCGAGCGACACGAGGCGCCGGGCGACAGCGGGCGCGACGTGAAGCAGAAGGACCGCGAGACGGTGGGCGACTTCTTCGAGGACCTGAGGACCAAGGCGGGCGACGCGCTCAAGGACACGGCCCAGAAGGTGGGCGAGGAGCTGGGCAAGGCGACGGACGACTTGGCCAACGGGCTGGACCAGTTGGGGCAGGCCATCCAGGACGCGCCGGCGCAGAATCCGGTGCAGGACTTCGCCCAGGACCTCGCCGGGGGCATCCTCCAGGGCGCGGCCGGCGCGGTGCGCGACTCAGCGAAGACCGTGGGCGCGGTCACGGACGCGCTCAACTTCAACACGCAGGTGGAACAGCTCAAGCCGGGCGAGAGCGTCTCCGTGGGCCTCAATGCCGAGGTGGATGTCTACGCCGTCGGCATCACCGGCAAGGGTGACCTGACCGTCAGCCGTAGCGCCGAGGATGGCGGGGGCTACACCGTCTCCGCCAGCGGAGATGTGGGGGCGGGCATCATCGGGAAGATGGGCGGCAAGGGGGCGGCGGACGCGGGCGCCAGCGTGTTCGGTACCGCGGGCGGCACGGTGGAGTACAAGTTCGACACCCTGGAGGAGGCCCAGCGCGCCGCTGGCATCATCGCGGCCAACGCCGCCGTGTCGGGCGCCTCGGGGCAAAACCCCCTGCTGGGCCTGGGGTTGAACTTCGTGCTGGGCGACCCGCGGTCGGAGCTGGCGGGCCTGCGCGACCATGTGAGCGCGGTGGAGTTCGAGCTGGGCGCGGAGGGGAACCTCGCGGGCGAGCTGGGCATGAAGGGCCTGCAGGACGTGCTCGGCGCGGGCGCGAGCGCGGGCGTGGACATCAACCAGTCCACCACGGCGCGCATCGAGATGGAGGGGGGCAAGCCGACGTCGCTGACGCTCACCCAGTCGCAGGACGTTTCGGCCGACGTGGGCGCGAACGTGGGCCTGGGGGTTCCGAGCCAGGGCAAGGGCGGCCCCAGCGCGTCGCTGCCGACGAGTGCCTCGGCCGGAGTCGAGGGGTCGCTCAAGGTGGAGCTGGAGCAGAGCATCGACCTGTCGGGGAACTTCAACCTGGACGACTTCCTGAGGGACCCGAAGAGCGCCGCGCAAGAGCTGGGCCAGTCGAGCGAGGTGAAGGTGACGCTCACCGACTCGCGCCAGGGCTCCGCGCAGGCGCTCGGCCTGGGCGGGAGCATGGGCCGCGAGGTGAATGTGGAAATCAGCGGCAACCTCGAGGACATCGCGAACAGCGGCGCGTTCACCAGCATCGCCAACGGCGACGTGGGTCAGGCGGTGACGCAGCTTGGCGGCAAGGTCGACATCAAGGCCACCGTGCAGGACAAGACCACTGTGAACGGTGACATCGGTGTCGGGGTTCACGCCGGCGTGGTCGGCGCCGAGGTGGGGGTCACCACCGAGCGCACCACGGTGGGCGAGGAGCACGAGCTCACCGCCGCGCAGCTCGTGGAGCTGTACCTCACGCAGCGCTGGTCCGCCGGAGTCGCCGGCTGAGACCGGTCCGAGGCGAGGGCTGCTCGCGCCATGCGGTGCGCTCAGCCCTCGCCCTTGCCTCCGGACTCGTACTTCTTGCGCTTGCACCACAGTGTGTGGGCGCGTCGATGCCGAGCCCCCTGGCGGCCTCGTCCAGCGTTGCACTGCTTCCGCACGTTGCCCTGTCAAGGATGATGCGCCAGCAGCATCTTCTCCGTCGCGGGTGACACCTCCGGCGTCACCTCGGCCGCTGCGCCGTCCTTGCGAAGAAAACGCCATGAAGCACCGCGCCAGCGCCACCTCGCCAGGGCACACGCTCCCGTCAGGCTCCCACGGGCTTCTCGTGAGCCCTGCGAGACTGGGGAATTCGGGCCGCGCGCGTCCGTGAGCGGGTTGCCCCCGGTGGGCCGCATGTGTCCCCAGTGTGCCCCTCCAGCGGGGCCGAGAACGGGACAAGACGGGGCGTAACGGGATAGGGCGGCACAACGAACCGGCGTGCGCTCAAGGCAATAGCGGGTAACAGCACGTCCTGCCTGGGGTTTGCCATTGCCCTCCCCCCCGGGTTCATGTCCCGTACTCTCACCAAGCCCGGCGCGCGGCTGTTACCCGGCAACCAACCTGGAAGGCCCTCTTCCGCTCCCCGCCTCTAGGTCGAGAGGGTTGCTGGTAACCTTGGAGAAGCCGAAGAGCCCGCCAGCTTCAGGAGACCCGATGAACGGAGCGAATGATGGACGTTTCCCGCCCTCTTCTCGTGAATCCGAGCCCGACGACGAGCGCAGTGACTCGAGTCCTGAGCCCCGGCGGCCTCCGATTTATGTCCTGGAAGGCAACACCCTGCACACGCGGCTGACGCGTGAGTTGGGGGTGAACTATCCATTCGTCAGCGACGGCATGGCCTTCGTGTCGCTGCCGCCGCTGGTCATCGCCGTGTCGGAGGCCGGCGGCGTGGGCATGCTCGGCGCCGCGCCGGAACCAGCGGACGTCCTGGATGTCCGGCTCCAGACCATCCAGGCAGGCACGCGGCGCCCCTTCGGCGTGAACTTCCTCATGGCCCAGCGGGAGGGCCGGCATTCCACCACGCGCGAGCACATCGAGGTGTGCATCGCCCGGCGCGTGCCCGTCGTCTCCTTCCACGGCGCCCTGCCTCCCTCGGAGTGGGTCGCGGCGCTGCGGGCCGCGGGCATCCGGGTCTGGGGCCAGGCGCCTTCGGGAGACATGGCGCGGCAGGCCCTGTCGCTCGGCGTGGACGGGCTCATCGCCCAGGGCCGGCAGGCGTCCGGCCTCAACCAGAGCACCACGCCCACCCTGGCGCTGGTGCGTGAGCTGCGCGCGCTGACGGACTCGGTGCCAGTGCTGGCCGCGGGCGGCATCGCCGACGGGCTCAGCGCGGCGCGCGCCCTCTTCCATGGCGCGGACGGCGTCTGGGTGGGCACGCGCATGGTGGCCTCCGTGGAAGCGCATGCCCACCCGGCCTACAAGCAGCGCATCGTCGATGGGGACGCGGGAGACACGGACGTCACCACCGTCTTCGGACGGGAGTGGCCGGGTCATCGCATGCGCGTGCTGCGCAACCGCGTGGTGCGCGAGTGGACGGGACGTGAGGGCCGCGTGCCCATGCCCATGGCGACACCGGAGCGCGTCGGCACCACCCGGCTGTTCCCCGGGACCCCAGGCGGCCCCCTTGTCGACGTGCCGCGGCACAGCGCCTTCGTGCCCACCCCGGACACCGAGGGGGACCTGGAAGAAATGGCCATGCCGGCCAGCGGCGCCAGCATGGCGCGCATCGAGAGCGTGCTGCCCGCCGGACAAATCGTGGTGGAGCTGATGGAGCGAGCGCGCCGGGTGCTCGCCGATCCGCATGGCCTGGACGCCGACGCGGATGAGGACGGCCGGGGCTGAATTGGAGTAGAGCGCCCTCATGGGTGCAAGGTGGCGTCGAACGGCACAGGTCGGATGGCTGGCTTTCGCGCTGTGCGGTGCCATCGCGGTGGTGCGCGCCTCCACGGCCGAGCTGCCGCCGCGCGAACGCACCCTGACCGCGGCCGAGCGCAAGCTGGTGGGCCGCGCCGCCGCGAGCCAGGAGCCGGAGTGGCGCCGCAAGTCGCGCCAGTCCTTCCCCGGCGACCGCTGGTCCCAGGACGATGACTTCGGCGCGTCCGAGCGCCAGTGGGCGCTGGACGAGGCCCGCCGCCGCCGCGTGCCGGTGACGGACGTCCTGGGCGCCATCGACGAGGAGCTGCACGGCCAGCCCGTGCTGCCCCCGCGCAAGGCCACCGCCAGCCCCTGCAAGCCCCGCCCCTTCTACGACTGAGCTCCGGCGCCCTCCGCCCATGATGCCTCCTCCCCGCAGGCTGCTCCGCTTCGCCCACCGCGCCGCCACCCTCACCAGCGTGCGGCTGGCATTGTTCGCCGCGCTGGCGCTGGCCGCCGCCTGGCGTCCGCTACAGCAGGCCGGGGGCATGAACGACTTCCGCGACGCGCACCTGCTGCACTCGTACGAGGACGCGGGGACGCGCACGGTGACGCACTACGGGCAGCTCCCGCTGTGGAACCCGTGGGCCTGCGGCGGGCAGTACGCGCTGGGCAGTCCGCAGACGCGCGTGGCGTCTCCCACGCTGCTCGTGTCCGCGCTCATGGGCGCTCGGCCAGCGGAGCCGCTGCTGCTCTGGGCCTTCCTCGTGCTCGGCATGGAGGGCTTCTTCCACTACGCGCGGCGGCGCGTGGGCTCCGCGCTGGGGGCGCTCGGCGCGGCGCCGCTGTTCGGCCTGGCGGGCTTCACCGCGCTGTCGTGGTCCATTGGCTGGCTCAACTTCGCGGGCTTCCTGCTGCTGCCCTGGCTGCTGTGGGGCACGCGCCGCGCGGCGGAGGGCCATCTCCGGGGCGCCGCGGTGGTGGCCGGCACCTTCGCGGTGCTGCTGGGCTTCGGCGGCACGTATCCCGTGCCCATGGGCGCGCTCTTCGTCGCGCTGGAGTCCGGGCGCACGCTGTACGGACTGCGCGGGACGCCGCGGCGCAAGTCCGCGCTGTGGGCCCTGGGCGCCACCGCCGTGTTCACCCTGGGCGCCTGCGCGTTCCGGCTGTGGCCGTTGGTGGAGACCATGCGCTCGGCGCCTCGCATCATGGCGGGCACGCCGGGCAACTCCGCCGAAGAGCTGGCGCGCATGCTGCTCCAGATGCCGGCGAGCTCCGGCTACAGCGACCCGGGCAACTTCTTCCTCGCGCCCGCGGTGCTCGCGCTGATTCCGCTGGCCGCGTGGGCCTGGCGCCGCGCGCTGTACCCGGCGGTGCTGGCGGCGCTGTGCGTGTGGATGGCGGCCGGCTACGCCGCGGTGCCCTCGCTGTTCGGCGCGCTGCGGCTGCTGCCCGTCTTCGGAACGCTGCGCTATCCGGAGCGCTTCCTCGTGCCCGCGGGGCTCTTCCTGGCGGAGCTGGTGGCGCTGGGGCTCGCCGTGCTGCTGGTCCGCGTGTGGCGCGTGCCGGCCGCGCGCACGGCGACATCCTGGTGGCCCACCGCCGCGGTGGTGGCCTGCGTCGTCATCGCCGTGGGCTGGGGCTTCCAGGTGCGCGCCTTCGACCGGCTCAGCCGCTGGTCGCAGATGGTGCCCGCGCCCGGCCCCGTTCCCGAGGAGGCGGAGCGCCCCTTCGCCCAGGCCCGCGGCAACCGCTGGGCACAGGGTTACTTCCTGGCGCTCAACCGAGGTTCCATCGCCTGTGGCGAAGCGTGGCCTGTCCCCATGTCCGAGCGCCTGCGGGGCGACCTGCCCCAGGAGGAGTACCTGGAGGACGCCTCCGCGGGCACCGCGCGCCGCGTGGAGTGGACCCCCAACCGCGTCACGGTGGACGTGACGGCCACGCGCCCCACGGTGCTGCTGGTGAACCAGAACTGGCACCCGGGCTGGAAGTCCTCGGAGGGCGAGGTGGTGTCCCAGGACGGGCTCCTCGGTGTGCGCGTGGCGGAAGGGACGCACCGCGTGGTGCTGCGCTTCCTGCCGCGCTCCGGGCTGGGCGGAGCGCTGGTCTCCGCGCTCGCGTGGCTGGGCCTGGGCTTCGTGGCCTGGCGGCTGCGTGGGCGGCTGGGGCCCGCGGCCATCGGCGTGGCGTGTGTGCCGCTGGTGGCCTGGGGCGTGCTGCTGGCGACGTCACCTGAGCCGCTGGCGCGCGCGGTGCCCCTCAACGCGGATGGCTCGCCGATGCGCGTGGCGGCGCTGCCGCCCACCGCGAAGCCCGTGGACGCACGCTTCGACGTGCCGGTGGAGCTGGTGGGCGCGGAGATACCGTTGGCGCCGGACGCGGAGGGGCTGCTCCACCTGGTGCTCTACTGGCGCGTCACTGGGCCGGTGCCTCGCTCCGCGGGCATCTTCGTCCACTTCCCCGGCCCGCCGGGCAGCAAGCGGAAGAACGCGGACCACCCGGTGCTGGGCGGCACCTACTTCTTCGCCGAGGCACCCCGGGACACGCTCCTGCGGGATGCCTTCTCGGTGTCCACGAAGGACTGGGACGCGGGCGAGCGAAAGGTCCTGGTGGGCCTGTGGCACGCCGGGGGTGATGGCTCACGCATCGGCGGACGGGGCGCCGACGGCAAGGCGCTGACGTCATCCCATGTCGAGGTGGGCACACTCGCGGTGCCGCCCAAGGCACAGTCCGAGGAAAAGCCCTGAGCCCATCGGACAGCGGGCGGCGGGGACGCATGACGCGACGCGATGATGGCGTTATGAAGCCCGCATGCGAATCCTGCACACCATGCTCCGCGTCGGTGACCTCGAGCGCTCGCTCGACTTCTACACCCGGGTCATCGGCATGAAGTTGCTGCGCCGTCACGACTACCCCGACGGCAAGTTCACCCTGGCCTTCGTGGGCTTCGGCCCCGAGGACACCCACCCCGCCCTGGAGCTCACGTACAACTGGGGCGTCGAGAAGTACGAGCTCGGCACGGCCTACGGCCACGTGGCCCTGGGCGTCAGTGACATCCACGGCACGTGCGAGGCCATCCGGAAGGCCGGTGGCAAGGTGGTCCGCGAGCCCGGCCCCATGAAGCACGGCACCACCGTCATCGCCTTCGTCGAGGACCCGGACGGCTACAAGGTAGAGCTCATCCAGAAGGACCGCTGAGCCCACCACCGCCCCAGGGCCGAAGCGCACGCAACGCCTGCACACCCGGCCCGGGCCCGTTAGTGTGGCCCCGTGAACGCCACCCCCCGCTTCGTCCCCGACCACACCCCGCCCGACCGGCCCCGCGAGGGCGCCCTGCTCTTCCTCGCCCGGGGCATGGACGTGCTCGTCCAGGAGCATGCGGACGGCGTCGCCATTCCCACCGGCGCGGCCTTCCCAGAGCTCGCCGCCGCCGCGCACTACCTGGGAGCATTGGACGGATTGGACTGCTACGCGGCGGGGTTCACCCAGGACTTCGTCCCGCCGGAAGGCTACAAGGCCGTCGCCGCCCGCTCGCTCTTCAAGCGAGTGGATGACGCCCGCTTCGCCGTGGCGGGACGCGCGCTCGCGATTGTCGAGTGGGACCTCACCCACCGCTTCTGCGGCCGCTGCGGAGAACCCACCCATCTGGTTCCGGGGGAGCGCGCCCGCCGCTGCCCGGTGGACAAGACGCCCTTCTATCCCCGCATCGCCCCCGCCATCATCGTCCTCATCACCCGCGGCGACACGATGCTGCTGGCGCACAACGCCCAGTTTCCAGAGCCCATGTTCAGCACGCTCGCCGGCTTCACGGAGCCGGGCGAGTCACTGGAAGAGTGCGTGGCGCGCGAGGTGAAGGAGGAAGTCGGCATCGACGTGAAGAACATCCGCTACTTCGGCTCGCAGCCGTGGCCCTTCGGCCGCTCGCTGATGGTGGGCTTCACCGCCGAGTACGCGGGCGGCGACATCACCGTGGACCAGAAGGAAATCTCCGAGGCCCACTGGTTCAGCCCGGACAACCTGCCGCGCATCCCGCCGAAGCTCAGCATCGCCCGGCAGCTCATCGACGCCTTCGTCGAACGCGTGAAGGGCCCCGCCGCCCCTTGACCCCTCCCCAGGCGAGGCAACAGGCCGCGCTTGACCTGGCGCGGCAGGTTGGGGTTGAAGCACGCCTCCCTCGAATCAGCGAAGAAGCCATGCCCGCAGCGCGCCCACACATCGAGCCCCGACGCGTCCCCACCGCGGACTCCGTGGTGGTGAAGGAAATCTACCTCAGCGTCCAGGGGGAGTCCTCCCACGCCGGGCTGCTGTGCGCCTTCATCCGCCTCACGGGCTGCCACCTGCGCTGCACCTACTGCGACAGCGAGTTCGCCTTCCACGGCGGCGCGCGCCGGAAAATCGCGGACATCGTCAGCGAGGTGCGGGACCTGCGCACGCCCATGGTGGAGGTCACCGGCGGCGAGCCCCTGCTCCAGCCCGGCGTCTACCCGCTGATGGAGGCGCTGCTCGACGCCGGCTTCAAGGTGCTGCTGGAGACGAGCGGCGCCATCGACGTGCGGCTGGTGCCTCCGGCGGTGCACAAAATCGTCGACATGAAGACGCCCTCCTCGGGCGAGCACCTGCGCAACGACTACCGCAACTTCACGTCGATGAACGCCAACGACGAGCTGAAGTTCGTCATCGGCTCGCGCGAAGACTACGACTGGGCCAAGGCGCTCATCGCCGAGCACCAGCTGCTCCAGAAGCCCTACGGCAGCCTGTTCTCCACCGTGTTCGACAAGCTCCACCCGCGCGAGCTCGCCGAATGGGTCATCGAGGACAGGCTCGCCGTGCGCTTCCAGCTGCAGATGCACAAGTACATGTGGGACCCGAACGCGCGCGGCGTGTGAGCGCGGCGCCCGGCCCTCAAGGTCCGAAGCCCCAGAACACGACGGCCAGCCAGCTCGAGGCCAGCCCCAGGTTCACCCAGCCGAGCCCCGTGGTCACCCGCGCCAGGGTCCGTCCGCGCACGGCGCCCTCGCCCCGGGCGATGCGCCGCAGCTCCCGCAGGCCCAGCACCACGCCGGCCAGCCCCGCCACCAGCGTGGGCAGCGGCAATGCCAGCGAGCACGGCAGACACATCAGCCCCGCCACGTTGAGCACCAGCGCCACCTGAATCACCCGCGACGGACGCGCCTCCCTGCGCAGCACCGCCACGCAGGGCGCGCAGTAGGGCATTTCGCCCGCCAGCTCCGTGCAGTCCCCGCACAG is a genomic window of Myxococcus virescens containing:
- a CDS encoding radical SAM protein, which produces MPAARPHIEPRRVPTADSVVVKEIYLSVQGESSHAGLLCAFIRLTGCHLRCTYCDSEFAFHGGARRKIADIVSEVRDLRTPMVEVTGGEPLLQPGVYPLMEALLDAGFKVLLETSGAIDVRLVPPAVHKIVDMKTPSSGEHLRNDYRNFTSMNANDELKFVIGSREDYDWAKALIAEHQLLQKPYGSLFSTVFDKLHPRELAEWVIEDRLAVRFQLQMHKYMWDPNARGV
- the nudC gene encoding NAD(+) diphosphatase, which translates into the protein MNATPRFVPDHTPPDRPREGALLFLARGMDVLVQEHADGVAIPTGAAFPELAAAAHYLGALDGLDCYAAGFTQDFVPPEGYKAVAARSLFKRVDDARFAVAGRALAIVEWDLTHRFCGRCGEPTHLVPGERARRCPVDKTPFYPRIAPAIIVLITRGDTMLLAHNAQFPEPMFSTLAGFTEPGESLEECVAREVKEEVGIDVKNIRYFGSQPWPFGRSLMVGFTAEYAGGDITVDQKEISEAHWFSPDNLPRIPPKLSIARQLIDAFVERVKGPAAP
- the gloA gene encoding lactoylglutathione lyase, whose translation is MRILHTMLRVGDLERSLDFYTRVIGMKLLRRHDYPDGKFTLAFVGFGPEDTHPALELTYNWGVEKYELGTAYGHVALGVSDIHGTCEAIRKAGGKVVREPGPMKHGTTVIAFVEDPDGYKVELIQKDR
- a CDS encoding NAD(P)H-dependent flavin oxidoreductase, yielding MNGANDGRFPPSSRESEPDDERSDSSPEPRRPPIYVLEGNTLHTRLTRELGVNYPFVSDGMAFVSLPPLVIAVSEAGGVGMLGAAPEPADVLDVRLQTIQAGTRRPFGVNFLMAQREGRHSTTREHIEVCIARRVPVVSFHGALPPSEWVAALRAAGIRVWGQAPSGDMARQALSLGVDGLIAQGRQASGLNQSTTPTLALVRELRALTDSVPVLAAGGIADGLSAARALFHGADGVWVGTRMVASVEAHAHPAYKQRIVDGDAGDTDVTTVFGREWPGHRMRVLRNRVVREWTGREGRVPMPMATPERVGTTRLFPGTPGGPLVDVPRHSAFVPTPDTEGDLEEMAMPASGASMARIESVLPAGQIVVELMERARRVLADPHGLDADADEDGRG